One region of Primulina tabacum isolate GXHZ01 chromosome 17, ASM2559414v2, whole genome shotgun sequence genomic DNA includes:
- the LOC142531704 gene encoding uncharacterized protein LOC142531704 — protein sequence MFLHVCSSTMMGRKSSSFSALGSRGFAEVAQPSVERGFVDLHVLPPLSYCRFCGAKKFQSEPPSFCCDNGKVRLAESVIPTGLMNLFTDNESPASIEFRSKVRVYNCIFSFTSFGVKVDKELASSRRGVYTFRVLGQICHTLPPLVPREDGPCYFQPYFWDSDNELYNRMNIMGEADLEKGTMLLLMEVLKKNPYAELLRRINGFSSIDDIRLHICKNAVLDQRRYNSPTVDQVAAIWVEENDPNISYDRDIVIYGHDGRTHKIQHYFGCYDPLQYPLLFPNGENGWHQHIPKLKNSEINAQSDNDVLMHVDFSSLDDVLSGENSRRSNDKMVSCREYYCYKLQIRDNSTSVILYAGRLLQQFVVDMYIKLETTRLDYYRRNQAEMRSDLYQGIVDSVFRGETRGSEVGQRIVLPGFFIGGPRDMHRRYLDAIALVRVFGKPDLFITMTCNPDWREITDNLFKGQRAQDRPDLTSRVFRAKLLDLKDQIIRKSIFGHVSAYVYTIEFQKRGLPHVHMLVILKHDYKINSPDMFDNFVSPKLPNKNTHPCLFKLVVRHMMHGPCGNLNKKNSCMVEGRCKNHYPRQFCEKSALGENGYPIYRRRDDGQIVDVRKAGLNSQWVVPYNPYLLYMYDCHLNVEVCSGVTAVKYLYKYIYKGHDRVAVNLVPPDLKCVDEIKNFQDARWVSAPEAMWRIFEFDLNEISPAVINLPLHLPNKHCVTFWRNQNLRSFLHLEQTSKTMLTEFFYMCSIDDKAKNLLYSEFPEHYVWDKQRKCWLERKHRKLIGRINNANPIEGERYYLRLLLLHVRGPRSFDDLLTPNRHTCFSFKEAAQLRGLLESDKGYFESLREAVSFQMPNALRRLFATILVYCEPSDVRKMWDTFYDHLSEDFRRQDYIEHSYLLSETLCALNLILENEISIAVSSDDCLAQSRLNVGQQEAFNIILEYVNSGKQGLFFVHGPGGAGKTFLYRTLLANVRSKKMIALATATSGVAASILPGGRTSHSRFKIPIKLHEKSVCIISKQCGLAELLRRAMLIIWDEAPMASRLAIEAVDRTLQDIVGIREPFGGKVVVLGGDLMQVLPVIPKATVQETISGSLIKSYLYPHMQQLILSENMRAKADPAFGDYLLRIGRGMEPTDSDGNIKIPSEMIISVNTDDVDSSEQKLIDEIFPNLAENYHWASYTTSRAILASKNLYVDKLNEKIIASFPGELKTYLSFDEAVDDTHNSYPAEFLNSLIPNGMPPHCLILKKNCPVMLLRNLDPADGLCNGTRMVCKEFKENVIHAEISVGIHAGKQVFIPRIPLSPSENEVYPFTFKRKQFPIRLCFAMTINKAQGQTIPVVGVYLPEPVFSHGQLYVALSRGTSMANTKVLIKMDGINKFGDIKTRNVVHREVLQHFSS from the exons atgtttctgcatgtgtgttcttCCACCATGATGGGTAGAAAATCATCGTCCTTCTCTGCTTTGGGTTCCAG GGGTTTTGCCGAGGTTGCACAACCTTCTG TTGAACGAGGATTTGTTGATCTCCATGTTTTGCCTCCTCTTTCTTATTGCCGTTTCTGTGGAGCCAAAAAGTTTCAGTCCGAGCCTCCATCATTTTGTTGTGACAACGGTAAAGTTAGACTTGCCGAGTCGGTTATACCGACTGGATTAATGAATTTGTTCACGGATAATGAATCCCCGGCATCGATTGAATTTCGTAGCAAGGTTCGTGTCTATAATTGCATTTTTTCTTTCACATCCTTTGGTGTAAAGGTTGATAAAGAACTTGCTTCGTCCCGTCGTGGAGTCTACACATTCAGAGTTCTGGGACAAATATGTCATACTTTGCCACCTCTTGTGCCTAGAGAAGATGGTCCATGTTATTTTCAGCCATACTTTTGGGACAGTGATAATGAATTGTATAATAGGATGAATATTATGGGTGAAGCTGATCTTGAAAAAGGTACTATGCTATTGTTGATGgaagttttgaagaaaaacCCTTATGCGGAATTGTTGCGTAGAATAAATGGATTCTCTTCTATTGATGATATAAGGTTGCATATTTGTAAGAATGCTGTGTTGGATCAAAGACGCTATAATTCTCCTACAGTTGATCAGGTTGCTGCTATTTGGGTGGAAGAAAATGATCCAAATATATCGTATGATAGAGATATTGTTATTTATGGTCATGATGGACGAACTCATAAGATACAACATTACTTTGGTTGTTACGATCCATTGCAATATCCATTGCTTTTCCCTAATGGTGAAAATGGCTGGCACCAACATATTCCTAAGCTTAAGAACAGTGAAATTAATGCTCAGTCGGATAACGATGTTTTGATGCATGTGGATTTCTCTTCGTTGGATGATGTATTGAGTGGAGAAA ATTCTCGTAGGTCCAATGACAAAATGGTTTCTTGTCGTGAATATTATTGTTACAAGCTCCAAATTAGAGACAACTCTACGTCTGTTATTTTGTATGCTGGGCGACTATTGCAGCAGTTTGTTGTCGATATGTATATAAAACTTGAAACTACAAGGCTTGATTATTATCGGAGAAATCAAGCAGAGATGAGATCTGATTTATATCAAGGTATTGTTGATAGTGTTTTTAGAGGAGAAACTAGAGGTAGCGAAGTTGGGCAACGAATTGTTCTTCCAGGATTTTTTATTGGTGGTCCAAGAGACATGCATCGAAGATATCTTGATGCAATTGCATTGGTGAGAGTATTTGGAAAACCTGATTTATTTATTACAATGACTTGCAATCCAGATTGGCGTGAAATAACTGATAATTTGTTCAAAGGCCAACGTGCACAAGATCGCCCGGATTTAACTTCTAGAGTTTTTCGAGCCAAGTTGCTAGATTTGAAGGATCAGATAATTCGTAAGTCAATTTTTGGGCATGTATCAGCTTATGTGTACACAATTGAATTTCAGAAAAGGGGACTACCACATGTACACATGCTTGTGATACTGAAACATGACTACAAGATTAATTCCCCAGATATGTTTGATAATTTTGTTTCACCAAAACTTCCAAACAAAAACACTCATCCTTGTCTTTTTAAATTAGTTGTGAGACATATGATGCATGGCCCATGTgggaatttgaataaaaaaaattcttgtatGGTTGAAGGGCGGTGTAAGAATCATTATCCTCGGCAATTTTGCGAAAAATCTGCTTTAGGGGAAAATGGTTATCCTATATACCGAAGAAGGGATGATGGTCAAATTGTGGATGTGCGGAAGGCTGGATTAAATTCACAATGGGTTGTTCCTTATAATCCTTATTTGTTGTACATGTATGATTGTCATCTTAATGTGGAGGTTTGTTCAGGTGTGACTGCTGTTAAGTAtttgtataaatatatatacaaaggTCATGATAGAGTAGCAGTTAATCTTGTCCCCCCTGACTTGAAATGTGTTGATGAGATTAAAAATTTCCAGGATGCCCGATGGGTGTCCGCACCAGAGGCAATGTGGAGGATTTTTGAGTTTGATTTGAATGAAATATCTCCAGCTGTGATCAATCTACCACTTCATTTACCTAACAAACATTGCGTGACGTTCTGGAGAAATCAAAATCTGCGAAGCTTTTTACATTTAGAGCAAACATCGAAGACAATGTTAACTGAATTCTTTTATATGTGTTCGATTGACGATAAAGCAAAAAATCTTCTATATTCTGAATTCCCCGAGCATTATGTTTGGGACAAGCAGAGAAAGTGTTGGCTCGAAAGAAAACACCGAAAATTAATTGGTCGGATAAACAATGCAAACCCTATTGAAGGTGAGAGATATTATTTGAGATTATTGCTTCTTCATGTTCGAGGACCTAGATCTTTCGATGATCTCTTGACACCCAATCGACatacttgtttttctttcaagGAAGCTGCTCAATTGAGGGGGTTGCTTGAATCTGATAAAGGTTATTTTGAATCTTTACGTGAGGCTGTTAGCTTCCAAATGCCAAATGCTTTGAGACGACTCTTTGCGACCATTTTGGTTTATTGTGAACCTTCAGATGTTCGAAAAATGTGGGATacattttatgatcatttgtctGAGGATTTCCGGCGACAAGATTACATTGAACATTCATATTTGTTGTCTGAAACGTTGTGTGCTCTCAACCTTATTTTGGAGA ATGAAATTTCTATTGCAGTGTCATCTGATGACTGTTTGGCGCAATCTCGTCTCAATGTGGGGCAACAAGAAGCATTCAACATAATTCTCGAATACGTAAATTCTGGAAAACAAGGATTGTTTTTTGTTCATGGCCCTGGTGGTGCTGGAAAAACATTTTTGTACAGGACTCTTCTTGCCAATGTTCGATCAAAAAAAATGATTGCTCTTGCAACAGCAACTTCGGGTGTTGCAGCTTCTATTTTGCCTGGTGGGCGAACGTCTCATTCACGATTCAAGATTCCAATTAAATTACACGAAAAAAGTGTTTGCATTATTTCAAAACAATGTGGTCTAGCTGAGTTACTACGACGAGCTATGTTGATTATATGGGATGAAGCTCCAATGGCTTCTCGTTTGGCTATTGAGGCTGTTGACCGAACTCTTCAGGATATTGTTGGTATTCGAGAGCCGTTTGGGGGTAAAGTTGTGGTTCTTGGAGGGGATTTAATGCAAGTCTTGCCTGTTATTCCAAAGGCTACTGTCCAAGAAACTATTAGTGGAAGCTTGATTAAGTCATATTTGTATCCACATATGCAACAACTAATATTGTCCGAAAATATGAGAGCTAAGGCGGATCCTGCGTTTGGAGATTACTTGCTTCGTATTGGTAGAGGAATGGAGCCAACTGATAGTGATGGTAATATTAAAATTCCTTCCGAGATGATTATTAGTGTTAACACAGATGATGTTGACTCCTCTGAACAAAAACTCATTGACGAGATTTTCCCGAATCTTGCGGAGAATTACCATTGGGCTTCTTATACAACGAGTCGGGCAATCCTTGCTTCAAAAAACTTATATGTGGATAAGCTAAATGAGAAAATCATTGCATCTTTCCCTGGAGAGCTTAAGACatatttaagttttgatgaagcTGTTGATGATACTCACAATTCTTATCCAGCAGAGTTTTTAAATTCGTTGATACCGAATGGTATGCCGCCACACtgtttaattttgaaaaaaaattgtccTGTTATGTTGTTGAGGAATCTTGATCCAGCTGATGGTTTATGTAACGGAACTCGCATGGTTTGCAAAGAATTTAAAGAAAACGTTATTCATGCCGAAATTTCAGTTGGCATACATGCTGGAAAGCAAGTTTTTATACCTCGAATTCCATTGTCTCCATCTGAAAATGAAGTATATCCATTCACTTTTAAAAGAAAGCAGTTCCCGATTCGCCTTTGTTTTGCAATGACAATTAACAAGGCTCAAGGACAAACCATTCCTGTTGTCGGTGTTTATCTACCGGAGCCGGTGTTCTCACATGGTCAGTTGTATGTTGCATTATCACGGGGAACATCAATGGCAAATACCAAAGTACTGATTAAAATGGATGGGATAAATAAATTTGGTGACATCAAGACAAGAAATGTCGTTCACCGTGAGGTGTTGCAACATTTTTCCTCGTGA
- the LOC142530696 gene encoding uncharacterized protein LOC142530696, with translation MVPRSSAREVASTATAIISVPYENGNLSSLFTNLPNFTSSKSKIIPQKPPERSLVIVKDPKINLNGTLTKFDNLLRMQPPPPISSFNGLLGNVAKGKMYQDLICMYNRMVEANLSPDFIGMNILLNCYCELKMIPLGFSVMGGLLKKGYNPNIVTFTSLIKGLCMGDKIGDAVELLKKIVRMGFHPNVKTWGTLMNGLCKSGNTETALSLHEELGNGTMFKPNVIYYCCLIDGLCKEGLVEKGKALFLEMEGRGISGDVVAYSMLIQGFCKTGEWDQAKSLFIEMLDRGICPNVVTFNVLIDALCKEGKSDEANGFLDLMIQRGEMPDVITFNTLMDGYCLEGRMNTARELFDSMAVKGIEQDVSTYNVLINGYCKCHKLNEAMGLFDKMLSKNYQPTIITFNTLLTGLFQEGKVVEAHELYSKLIEFDLSSDSATYCILLDGFCKNHCLGEAVQLFRNLEQSGYNLHIRHCNCLLDGLCKANKLESALELFERFSQLGMKPDSFTYSIMIHGFCMDGHLEKANNLFLEMEKNGCDPDVTSFNTLMRGFCENNDAATVVKLLKKMANKNLLPDEYTTSIVVDLLSKEKNYSEFLNLIPQFPNFSTIWLNAESTQPAMVPRSSAREAASTATAIISVPYENGNLSSLFTNLPNFTSSKSKTIPQKPPERSLVIVKDPKININDTLTKFDNMLRMQPPPPISSFNGLLGNVAKGKMYRDLIGMYNRMVEANLLPDFIGMNILLNCYCELKMIPLGFSVMGGLLKRGYNPDIVTFTSLIKGLCMGDKIGDAVELLKKIVRMGFHPNVKTWGTLMNGLCKSGNTEIALSLHEELGNGTMFKPNVIYYCCLIDGLCKEGLVEKGKALFLEMEGRGISGDVVAYSTLIQGFCNTGEWDQAKSLFIEMLDRGIRPDVVTFNVLIDALCKEGKSDEANGFVDLMIQRGEMPDVITFNTLMDGYCLEGRMNTARELFDSMAVKGIEQDVSSYNVLINGYCKCHKLNEAMGLFDKMLSKNYQPTTITFSTLLTGLFQEGKVVEARELYSKLIEFDLSSDSATYCILLDGFCKNNCLGEAVQLFRNLEQSGYNLNIRHCNCLLDGLCKANKLESALELFERFSQLGMKPDYFTYSIMIHGFCMDGHLEKANNLFLEMEKNGCDPDVTSFNTLMRGFCENNDAATVVKLLKKMANKNLLPDAYTTSIVVDLLSKEKNYSEFLNLIPQFPNKH, from the exons ATGGTTCCCAGAAGTTCAGCTCGTGAAGTAGCTTCTACAGCTACTGCTATTATCTCCGTACCTTATGAAAATGGCAACCTTTCATCACTATTCACCAACCTTCCAAATTTCACCTCTTCAAAATCCAAAATCATACCCCAAAAACCACCTGAAAGATCTCTTGTAATTGTAAAAGACCCGAAAATCAACTTAAATGGTACGCTAACGAAATTCGATAACTTGCTCCGTATGCAGCCCCCGCCACCAATTTCATCATTCAACGGGCTATTGGGAAATGTTGCTAAAGGCAAgatgtatcaagatttgatttGCATGTATAATCGAATGGTTGAAGCTAATTTATCACCtgattttattgggatgaataTTTTGCTTAATTGTTACTGTGAATTGAAAATGATTCCCCTTGGTTTTTCTGTTATGGGTGGACTTTTGAAAAAGGGTTATAATCCAAATATTGTTACTTTTACTTCATTGATTAAAGGGCTGTGTATGGGAGATAAGATTGGTGATGCAGTCGAGTTGTTGAAGAAAATTGTTCGAATGGGTTTTCATCCTAATGTTAAGACGTGGGGTACTTTAATGAATGGGCTATGTAAGAGTGGAAACACAGAGACTGCTCTAAGCTTGCATGAGGAACTTGGGAATGGAACAATGTTCAAGCCCAATGTGATTTATTATTGTTGTCTTATTGATGGCCTTTGTAAAGAGGGATTGGTGGAAAAAGGTAAAGCGTTATTTCTAGAAATGGAGGGACGAGGAATTTCAGGAGATGTGGTTGCATATTCCATGTTAATTCAAGGTTTCTGTAAGACGGGTGAGTGGGATCAGGCAAAGAGTTTGTTTATTGAGATGTTGGATCGAGGCATCTGTCCCAATGTTGTTACATTTAATGTGTTAATCGATGCACTTTGCAAAGAGGGGAAATCCGATGAAGCAAATGGGTTTTTAGACCTGATGATTCAAAGAGGTGAAATGCCTGATGTTATAACATTTAACACGTTGATGGATGGGTACTGTTTGGAAGGTAGAATGAATACCGCAAGAGAGTTGTTTGATTCTATGGCAGTAAAGGGCATTGAACAGGATGTTAGTACTTACAACGTGTTGATTAATGGCTATTGCAAGTGCCACAAACTGAATGAAGCTATGGGACTTTTCGACAAAATGCTTAGCAAGAATTACCAGCCAACCATAATTACTTTTAACACTCTGTTAACTGGACTTTTTCAGGAAGGTAAAGTTGTGGAGGCACATGAACTTTATTCTAAGCTGATAGAGTTTGATTTATCATCAGATTCTGCCACCTATTGTATATTATTAGATGGTTTTTGCAAGAATCATTGCCTTGGAGAGGCAGTACAGCTGTTCAGGAATCTTGAACAGTCTGGCTATAATCTTCATATTCGACATTGTAATTGTCTACTTGATGGATTGTGCAAAGCAAATAAGCTTGAGTCCGCTCTTGAGTTGTTTGAGAGATTCAGTCAATTGGGCATGAAGCCGGATTCTTTTACATATTCCATAATGATTCATGGGTTTTGTATGGATGGCCATCTGGAAAAAGCAAATAATTTGTTTCTGGAGATGGAAAAGAATGGTTGTGATCCGGACGTAACCTCCTTCAATACACTTATGCGAGGATTCTGTGAGAATAATGATGCAGCCACCGTGGTGAAGCTTCTCAAAAAAATGGCAAATAAGAATCTTTTACCAGATGAATACACTACATCTATAGTTGTGGACTTATTATCAAAGGAGAAAAATTATTCGGAATTTCTCAATTTGATTCCTCAATTTCCCAACT TTTCAACGATTTGGCTGAATGCGGAGTCCACACAGCCAGCAATGGTTCCCAGAAGTTCAGCTCGTGAAGCAGCTTCTACAGCTACTGCTATTATCTCCGTACCTTATGAAAATGGCAACCTTTCATCACTATTCACCAACCTTCCAAATTTCACCTCTTCAAAATCCAAAACCATACCCCAAAAACCACCTGAAAGATCTCTTGTAATTGTAAAAGACCCGAAAATCAACATAAATGATACGCTAACGAAATTCGATAACATGCTCCGTATGCAGCCCCCGCCACCAATTTCATCATTCAACGGGCTATTGGGAAATGTTGCTAAAGGCAAGATGTATCGAGATTTGATTGGCATGTATAATCGAATGGTTGAAGCTAATTTATTACCtgattttattgggatgaataTTTTGCTTAATTGTTATTGTGAACTGAAAATGATTCCCCTTGGTTTTTCTGTTATGGGTGGACTTTTGAAAAGGGGTTATAATCCAGATATTGTTACTTTTACTTCATTGATTAAAGGGCTGTGTATGGGAGATAAGATTGGTGATGCAGTCGAGTTGTTGAAGAAAATTGTTCGAATGGGTTTTCATCCTAATGTTAAGACGTGGGGTACTTTAATGAATGGGCTATGTAAGAGTGGAAACACAGAGATTGCTCTAAGCTTGCATGAGGAACTTGGGAATGGAACAATGTTCAAGCCCAATGTGATTTATTATTGTTGTCTTATTGATGGCCTTTGTAAAGAGGGATTGGTGGAAAAAGGTAAAGCGTTATTTCTAGAAATGGAGGGACGAGGAATTTCAGGAGATGTGGTTGCATATTCCACGTTAATTCAAGGTTTCTGTAACACGGGTGAGTGGGATCAGGCAAAGAGTTTGTTTATTGAGATGTTGGATCGAGGCATCCGTCCCGATGTTGTTACATTTAATGTGTTGATCGATGCACTTTGCAAAGAGGGGAAATCCGATGAAGCAAATGGGTTTGTAGACCTGATGATTCAAAGAGGTGAAATGCCTGATGTTATAACATTTAACACGTTGATGGATGGGTACTGTTTGGAAGGTAGAATGAATACCGCAAGAGAGTTGTTTGATTCTATGGCAGTAAAGGGCATTGAACAGGATGTTAGTAGTTACAACGTGTTGATTAATGGCTATTGCAAGTGCCACAAACTGAATGAAGCTATGGGACTTTTCGACAAAATGCTTAGCAAGAATTACCAGCCAACCACAATTACTTTTAGCACTCTGTTAACTGGACTTTTTCAGGAAGGTAAAGTTGTGGAGGCACGGGAACTTTATTCTAAGCTGATAGAGTTTGATTTATCATCAGATTCTGCCACCTATTGTATATTATTAGATGGTTTTTGCAAGAATAATTGCCTTGGAGAGGCAGTACAGCTGTTCAGGAATCTTGAACAGTCTGGCTATAATCTTAATATTCGACATTGTAATTGTCTACTTGATGGATTGTGCAAAGCAAATAAGCTTGAGTCCGCTCTTGAGTTGTTTGAGAGATTCAGTCAATTGGGTATGAAGCCGGATTATTTTACATATTCCATAATGATTCATGGGTTTTGTATGGATGGCCATCTGGAAAAGGCAAATAATTTGTTTCTGGAGATGGAAAAGAATGGTTGTGATCCGGACGTAACCTCCTTCAATACACTTATGCGAGGATTCTGTGAGAATAATGATGCAGCCACCGTGGTGAAGCTTCTCAAAAAAATGGCAAATAAGAATCTTTTACCAGATGCATACACTACATCTATAGTTGTGGACTTATTATCAAAGGAGAAAAATTATTCGGAGTTTCTCAATTTGATTCCTCAATTTCCAAACAAACACTAG